From the genome of Maridesulfovibrio ferrireducens:
AAGGGCCAAGTTTAAATATCTGACTCAGGCTGATGAAGAGCCACCGACCTTTATTTTCTTCATTAATGATGAAAGGTTAATCAGGCCGACTTATCACCGTTTCCTTGAGAATAAGCTTAGAAAAATTTTAAATATTAAGATTGCTCCTTTGAATATTTACTTTAGATCTACAGCAAGAGATAAAGAAACAAGATAATTTAAGAAAACAATAAGTTAATGGTTGACAACAGAGCGGAGAAAACATATTTAAACGCTCCGAGCGGGTGAAGCGCATTGCGCAAAACCGGTTCAATAAATGGAGAGGTGGCCGAGCTAGGCTGAAGGCGCTCGCCTGCTAAGCGAGTATAGGGCTTAAAACTCTATCCGGGGTTCGAATCCCCGCCTCTCCGCCATGAATGTTAAAAAGGCAGTTGAAATTATTCAACTGCCTTTTTTTGTGTTTGAGAATTATGTCTTGCCAATTTATACGGTTGTTTAATTTCATGTACTTGTTTTATTCTGTTGCGGTATGCTATATCTTACCAGTGCAACTTCGCGGTGCTTTGTTTTTTTTTAATAATAATTGGCGGTTTGTAACTCGTTAGAGGGTAAATGCCTAATCTCGTCGGTATAATCATTGTTGATGACCATGCGTTAGTCAGAGAAGGGTTGAAGAACATTCTGAAGGCTCAGGACGGAATCAATGTCTTGGGTATGGCTGAGAATGGTCTTGAGGCTGTTCGTCTGTGTAAACGATTGAATCCTGATGTTGTGCTCATGGATTTGTCTATGCCGGTTAAAAGCGGTGTTCAGGCGATTCAGGAGCTTACAAAAGATGATGGGCGGATCAAGTTACTGGCTCTTACAGCTCATGTTGATGCGGAGCACGTTTTTTTGGCGCTCGATGCCGGAGCCTGTGGGTATGTCCTCAAAAATTCAACCAGCGAAGAGTTGGTGATGGCTATTCGTACTGTGATGGAAGGTAAAGTTTATCTTGCACCGGGAATATCCGCAGAAGTGGCTAAAGGGTTTTTGCAGAAAGGGCGCGGGGAAAGTTGCGACAAGCTTGACGCGCTGACTAAGCGGGAAAGAGAAGTTTTGAAAAACATTCTAGCGGGCTACAAAAATCGTGAAATTGCCGACATTTTGATTATAAGCGTTAAGACCGTAGAAAAGCATCGCGCAAATTTAATGAAAAAGCTGGGGCTAAGATCCCTTACGGAACTCAGAGCGTACGGCGAAGAGCTTTCTTCTCGTGATATATTTTTATAATCGATTTTGTTCTGAGCAGTAACCGCTTAAATATAAGCCGAGATTTCTAAATCTAGTCCTTTTTTTGAATTTTTTCTGTGAAGCCATTTATTATAAGCTCAAAAATGGTTATTTTAGTTGTTTTTTATAAAAAATGGTTGACATTCTGGGCGATATCGAGAAGGTTCATTTTGCGTTTGGAGAGGTGGCAGAGTCCGGTTGAACGCGGTAGTCTTGAAAACTATTGAAGGTGTGAGCCTTCCGGGGGTTCGAATCCCTCCCTCTCCGCCATATTTCATATTCACTTCATTTCAGGAAGTGCCTAAAGCCCTGCTAACGCAGGGCTTTTTTGTTTTCTAGGTTTCACGAGATTCCATGGGGTAGGTTGATACAGACCTTTTTATTGAGTAAGAGTTTGAGTAACCAGTTTTTTGGCTAAAATGTTACTCAACTTTTAACGCATGGATTCTTAAATGCCTTTAACTATAAAACAAATTGAATCATCCAAGCCCAAGAAGAAGCTATACCGAATCTCCGACAACAACGGTCTTTGTTTAGAAATTACTCCTAACGGGTCTAAAAGGTGGCGGCTCCGCTATCAATTTAATCGCAAAGCAAAAATGCTCTCTTTAGGGTTGTATCCAGAAGTAAATTTAAAAGATGCTCGCAATCGAGTGTTTGAGATGCGCCAGTCTCTAGCGAAAGGATTAGATCCATCCCAAGAGCGACAAGAGCAGAAGGCGAAGGTAGACGGCAGTTATAGTTTTAAATCTATTGCAGATAAATGGTTTGCGAAAAAATCATTAACTCTTGCAAACAAAAAAGACAGGCAGACCATATACGGCAGACTCGTGAATCATGTATTTCCTTTCATGGCTGATAAATCCATTTTTGAAATCACGAATAAAGACATGGTAACGCTCCTTGAGCGTTTGGAAGCCATGAATTTGCATGAGACAGCCAAGCGAGTTAATTTAACTTGCGTACATATTTTTAACTATGCTCGCGTATCAAATCCTGAATTGAGTAACCCTGCCAGTGATACCAAAGCGTTACTCATTCCCGCATCAAAACGTGTTAAACATTTTCCTGCTATAACGAAACCTGCGGAGATTAAAAAACTTCTGCGGAAGATAAAAGATTTCAAAGGAACTTTTAGTGTTGCACAGGCATTAAAATTTATTCCGTATACTTTTGTACGCTCTCGGGAATTACGCAGCGCTGAGTGGTCAGAAATTGATTGGGAAGCAAGCGAGTGGCAAATTCCCGCTCATAAAATGAAAGCTCCGCGACCTCACATTGTTCCACTCTCCACACAGGTCATAGATATACTAAAGAAAACCCAACTTGTGACAGGGCATAATAAATATGTTTTTCACAGCGACCGTAGTAAGGAAGGGATACTAAGCGAGAATACCATAAATCAGGCCTTGCGGCGCATGGGGTACACAAAGGATGAAATGTGCTGCCACGGGTTCAGGACAACAGCGAGTACCCGTCTAAATGAGGA
Proteins encoded in this window:
- a CDS encoding response regulator, with amino-acid sequence MPNLVGIIIVDDHALVREGLKNILKAQDGINVLGMAENGLEAVRLCKRLNPDVVLMDLSMPVKSGVQAIQELTKDDGRIKLLALTAHVDAEHVFLALDAGACGYVLKNSTSEELVMAIRTVMEGKVYLAPGISAEVAKGFLQKGRGESCDKLDALTKREREVLKNILAGYKNREIADILIISVKTVEKHRANLMKKLGLRSLTELRAYGEELSSRDIFL
- a CDS encoding tyrosine-type recombinase/integrase yields the protein MPLTIKQIESSKPKKKLYRISDNNGLCLEITPNGSKRWRLRYQFNRKAKMLSLGLYPEVNLKDARNRVFEMRQSLAKGLDPSQERQEQKAKVDGSYSFKSIADKWFAKKSLTLANKKDRQTIYGRLVNHVFPFMADKSIFEITNKDMVTLLERLEAMNLHETAKRVNLTCVHIFNYARVSNPELSNPASDTKALLIPASKRVKHFPAITKPAEIKKLLRKIKDFKGTFSVAQALKFIPYTFVRSRELRSAEWSEIDWEASEWQIPAHKMKAPRPHIVPLSTQVIDILKKTQLVTGHNKYVFHSDRSKEGILSENTINQALRRMGYTKDEMCCHGFRTTASTRLNEELKYMPDVIERQLAHGEGNKVRDAYNRAEYLDERHKMMQEWADYLDGLVG